The genomic window GTAATTTTTTACCTACTACATTTTTAGATAACTCTTTTGCAATTTCAATTTCTACTTGTTTCTTATAATCCAAAATTTCATGGTAAGAAAGATTTTCTAAACTTGCTAAGGTCTTTTTATTTACCGTAATAGGTGCTTCTTTTCCGGGATAGTACAACCTACAACGTTCAAAGATTTTACGAGCTTTTAAACTTTCTTTTTTCGCTTTTTTAAGAATGGCTTTTCTCCTTTGAAGAGGGAACTTAGCGTAGTTTTTAGAAATAAAAACATTAATAGTATATAACTTTCGAGAAATATCTCTTAAGGAATAAAACGTATGTTCGTCCATATATAGAACCTTGTTTTCTAAGGATTTAGTTGGTTATACAAAAGTAGATTTGTACTTACTATACTTTGTGCTTTATAAAACCAAATACTATTGCTAACGATCGGAGGGTAGCATTTTCCCTATAACTTTATTAATTCTTTAAGAATTTATTATTAAATAGGTGAAATTTTTAGAAATTTTTTTAAAGAAAACCTATTGAAAATTTGGGTTTAATATTGATAAAAAAGATCGTCTTAGATTTTCACAGCAAACGGGTAATCATTAATAATAACTGTTTTTCCGTTTAAGGACGTTAATGTAAGAGAAAGTTAATGCATACTAGCTATCTTTAAATGCGTATGAGTTAAAGGAGTTTTAGGGTTACTGCTATTTTCGATTTTAAATCTATACAATCATATGGAAAAATTACTAAGGGCATTATTAGCCGGATGGGGTGCAAAAAAAATTGGTGGTGGAAAATGCGGATGTTTCGGAACCGTTTTTGTCTTTCTTATTCTTTACTGGTTACTGGGTTATGTATTTAAAATCTTTTAAATACTTTAATTAGGCTAATAAAAGGCTTTTACACCAAAAAGTAACATGATAGTCTTCTAAATTAAATTTTAATATAAAATAATGGAAATAAATAAAAATTTAATTATCCAGAAAATAGATCCTGTATTGACTAAGGGAGATGGAGCCATCACTTTAGTTTTTTTACATTACTTTGGAGGAGACGGGGGAAGTTGGTTATGGACAATAGATGAGCTTTCTAAAAATTACAAATGTATCTCTTTAACCCTACCCGGATTTGGAAATACCGAACCTTTAAAAAATAAATCGGTAGTACATTTTGCGCAATGGATTGCGGATAAGCTAGCATCGTTAAAGGTGACGAATTATATTCTTTGCGGACATTCAATGAGCGGAAAATTAGCGCTAGTTACTGCTACCCTTAGTACTATCAAACCAAAGCAACTGATTTTAATTGCTCCTTCACCACCTACCGTAGAACCGATGGAAGCTGAAGAAAAAGAACGAATGTTGCACCATCCTGCCATCCGAGAAGCAGAAACAACCGTAAATAAAGTAACTGCCAAAAAATTAAGTGCATCACAAAAAGAATACGCTATTATTTCACAGCTACGAATTGAGCACGAAACCTGGGCATGGTGGATTAAACAAGGAATGGAGGATAATATAACCACATTAATCAAAGATGTAAATATTCCAACCACGATATTAGTAGGAGAAAATGATCCGGTTATTGATATGAATTTGGTTCAAACCGAAGTCCTACCTTATATGCCTGAAAGCCAAATAATCGTTATAAAAGATTCCGGACATCTAATACCTATGGAATCTATATCTGAAGTTGCAAGTACTATCCACCTGATAGCTTCTAAAACAAATCATATTCCGTCGTCACATTAAAACTTTCTTCTTTTAAATTTCGGTTTAAAGAAAATGCGGTACTGATCAATCCTAAATGGCTAAATGCCTGCGGAAAATTACCTAAGAATTTTCCGTCTTTATCAATTTCTTCCGCAAATAAATCCAGATGATTGGAGTAGGTGAGTAGTTTTTGAAAATAGTATTCTGCCTTTTCCAATTGTCCGGCACGGGATAAACATTCTACAAACCAAAAGGAACCAATAATAAAAGCACCTTCATTTAAGTCGTCTTCAAATGGGTTGGTATCGTTTAAATTTCTATAGATTAACACATCGTGCATAATTTTATCCTCAATAGCTTCCATAGTGGCAACCCACTTTTTATCATACGGACTGATCATACGTACCAGTGGCATAATCAAAATAGATAAATCCAGGGTAGAGGCTTCTTTAAAATGTACAAAAGAATTACAGGATTCATTCCAGAATTCTTCATACACATAAGTAAATATTTGATCCCTAACTTTAATCCATTCTACTTCCGGAAAAGGAAAAGAACGTTTTTTACCCAGTCGGATAGCCCGGTCTACTGCCACCCAACACATCACTTTGGTATATAAATAATGACGTTGTGATTCTCTAACTTCCCAAATTCCATGATCAGGCTTCTCCCAGTTTTCTATTACCGTATCTACCAATTTTACAATTAAAGACCAAAAGCTATAAGATATTTCTTCTCCGTATTTATCAAACAAATAGATGGTATCTAATAACTCTCCGTAAA from Aquimarina sp. ERC-38 includes these protein-coding regions:
- a CDS encoding alpha/beta fold hydrolase — translated: MEINKNLIIQKIDPVLTKGDGAITLVFLHYFGGDGGSWLWTIDELSKNYKCISLTLPGFGNTEPLKNKSVVHFAQWIADKLASLKVTNYILCGHSMSGKLALVTATLSTIKPKQLILIAPSPPTVEPMEAEEKERMLHHPAIREAETTVNKVTAKKLSASQKEYAIISQLRIEHETWAWWIKQGMEDNITTLIKDVNIPTTILVGENDPVIDMNLVQTEVLPYMPESQIIVIKDSGHLIPMESISEVASTIHLIASKTNHIPSSH